One window of Marinobacterium aestuarii genomic DNA carries:
- a CDS encoding replication protein P encodes MPLETKALVNMLFARFMAIYGHKFKSCFETQDEIRIAKREWALSLRGYGERELVSAIDHCKEQLAWMPTISEFLKILHEQEGNFGLPGVLRAYEEACMHADRPTRHPWSHPAVYQAGRATGWFRLRSEEQRRVLPDFRYNYEVMSRRVREGEDLSVAVAVGLPDGRSNTLVAFIQRWGEEQELAPEVAASLLYYLTKPKGSRVRDLYRDASEKKVQQLGLSLELPLDYQ; translated from the coding sequence TTGCCGCTGGAAACCAAGGCGCTGGTGAACATGCTGTTTGCGCGCTTTATGGCGATCTATGGCCACAAGTTCAAGAGCTGCTTTGAAACCCAGGATGAGATCCGCATCGCCAAGCGCGAGTGGGCCTTGAGCCTGCGGGGGTACGGCGAGCGCGAACTGGTGTCGGCTATCGACCACTGCAAGGAGCAGCTGGCCTGGATGCCCACCATCTCGGAATTTCTCAAGATTCTGCACGAGCAGGAAGGGAATTTCGGTCTGCCCGGCGTGTTGCGGGCCTACGAGGAGGCGTGCATGCATGCCGATCGTCCGACGCGGCACCCGTGGTCCCATCCGGCGGTCTATCAGGCCGGGCGTGCGACCGGCTGGTTTCGGCTGCGTTCCGAAGAGCAGCGCCGGGTACTGCCCGATTTTCGCTACAACTACGAGGTGATGTCGCGCCGGGTACGCGAGGGTGAAGACCTGAGCGTGGCGGTGGCGGTGGGTCTGCCCGATGGACGCAGCAATACGCTGGTGGCCTTTATTCAGCGCTGGGGCGAGGAGCAGGAACTGGCACCTGAGGTGGCCGCGTCACTGCTGTACTACCTCACCAAGCCCAAGGGCTCGCGCGTACGAGACCTGTACCGTGATGCGTCCGAGAAGAAGGTGCAGCAGCTGGGCCTTAGCCTCGAGCTGCCGCTGGATTACCAGTAA
- a CDS encoding fumarate hydratase, translating into MSVIRQDDFISSVADALQFISYYHPIDFVQGVHEAYLKEQNPAAKDAMAQILINSRMSAEGRRPICQDTGIVTVFVKVGMNVTWDATMGVTDMINEGVRRAYTHPDNVLRASILADPAGKRQNTKDNTPAVIHYEIVEGDEVDVQIAAKGGGSENKSKMVMLNPSDSIVDWVVKTVPTMGAGWCPPGMLGLGIGGTAEKAAVLAKESLMDSIDIHELRERGPQNRVEELRLEIMDAVNALGIGAQGLGGLTTVLDVKIKDYPTHAASLPVCMIPNCAATRHTHFTLNGNGPAILTPPSLEDWPQVTAEVGANTRRVNLDGITPEDVATWKVGETVLLNGKMLTGRDAAHKRMIEMLNRGEELPVDLKGRFIYYVGPVDPVRDEVVGPAGPTTATRMDKFTRQILDQTGLLGMIGKSERGPVAIEAIKDYKAVYLMAVGGAAYLVSKAIVGAKVLAFEEMGMEAIYEFDVKDMPVTVAVDVNGESVHNTGPAKWKEIIARSA; encoded by the coding sequence ATGAGCGTGATTCGCCAAGACGATTTCATCAGCAGCGTCGCAGACGCGCTGCAATTCATCTCCTACTATCACCCGATCGACTTTGTTCAGGGCGTGCATGAGGCCTATCTGAAGGAACAAAACCCGGCCGCCAAAGATGCCATGGCGCAGATTTTGATCAATTCCCGCATGAGTGCGGAAGGTCGTCGGCCGATTTGCCAGGACACCGGTATTGTAACCGTGTTCGTCAAGGTGGGCATGAATGTCACCTGGGACGCCACCATGGGCGTCACCGACATGATCAACGAAGGCGTGCGCCGTGCCTACACGCACCCGGACAACGTGCTGCGCGCTTCCATTCTGGCGGACCCCGCCGGCAAGCGTCAGAACACCAAGGACAACACGCCGGCGGTTATCCACTACGAAATCGTTGAAGGCGATGAGGTGGATGTACAGATCGCCGCCAAGGGCGGTGGTTCCGAGAACAAGTCCAAGATGGTGATGCTTAACCCGTCCGACAGCATTGTCGACTGGGTCGTCAAGACAGTTCCTACCATGGGGGCTGGCTGGTGCCCGCCGGGCATGCTGGGTCTGGGCATTGGCGGCACGGCCGAGAAGGCCGCGGTACTGGCCAAGGAATCACTGATGGATTCCATCGACATCCATGAGCTGCGCGAGCGTGGCCCGCAGAACCGGGTTGAAGAGCTGCGTCTGGAAATCATGGATGCGGTCAATGCGCTGGGCATCGGTGCCCAGGGTCTGGGTGGCCTGACCACGGTGCTGGACGTCAAGATCAAGGATTATCCGACCCACGCGGCCTCCCTGCCGGTGTGCATGATCCCCAACTGTGCCGCCACTCGTCACACGCATTTCACCCTCAATGGTAATGGCCCGGCCATTCTGACGCCGCCGAGCCTGGAAGACTGGCCGCAGGTTACCGCCGAAGTCGGTGCCAACACGCGCCGGGTCAACCTCGATGGCATTACGCCTGAAGACGTTGCCACCTGGAAGGTCGGTGAAACTGTGCTGTTGAACGGCAAGATGCTGACCGGACGTGATGCGGCGCACAAGCGCATGATTGAAATGCTCAACAGGGGTGAAGAGCTGCCGGTCGACCTGAAGGGACGCTTTATCTACTACGTAGGCCCGGTTGATCCGGTGCGTGACGAAGTGGTGGGTCCGGCAGGCCCCACCACGGCAACCCGCATGGACAAGTTCACCCGTCAGATCCTGGACCAGACCGGTCTGCTGGGCATGATCGGCAAGTCCGAGCGTGGCCCCGTGGCTATCGAAGCGATCAAGGACTACAAGGCGGTCTACCTGATGGCTGTTGGTGGCGCAGCTTACCTCGTGTCCAAGGCGATTGTCGGCGCCAAGGTGCTGGCCTTCGAGGAAATGGGCATGGAAGCGATCTACGAGTTTGACGTCAAGGACATGCCGGTTACGGTGGCGGTGGATGTGAACGGCGAGTCGGTGCACAACACCGGCCCCGCCAAGTGGAAAGAAATCATCGCCCGTTCCGCCTGA
- a CDS encoding DnaT-like ssDNA-binding domain-containing protein, with product MGYRFPEQPILFYPSLARRIGSDEALLLAIYHDRARNGGRAEPSELVLSRAHWLKIADFWDEDYLRSITESLVRQGCILASVDSALVRLSLEPQDRPQSAEGAIEADESVDSVAARAATAAPVTEKTKAAGLADVDSVHGGHSEEQTPSQWPESAPQYAPVPTARPHRHPDPARRWDLPAQTTEPVKEQVAESYAERYPEPSRQTPPRPQADALSRLAVHDTPPRPLTRQALRATPQTIQARGPAPTFGGASGWRRHKDELQVLFEQHEERNQQLKPMQLGWQPSETFFALLPRHNITVEYAEGLLDEFVLYWLDKDRKETNWDQKFLAWVKREWVRKQTRDGRDSGADKERQTGFKNENTRRDTREKRKQVTAAIMDIRDTDW from the coding sequence ATGGGTTATCGCTTCCCGGAACAACCGATTCTGTTCTATCCCTCCCTGGCAAGGCGCATCGGCAGTGATGAGGCCTTGCTGCTGGCCATTTATCACGACCGGGCTCGCAATGGCGGGCGTGCCGAGCCCTCTGAACTGGTGCTGAGCCGTGCTCATTGGCTGAAAATCGCCGACTTCTGGGATGAGGACTACCTGCGCAGTATCACCGAGAGTCTGGTGCGCCAGGGCTGTATCCTGGCCTCGGTCGACAGTGCACTGGTGCGGCTCAGCCTGGAGCCCCAGGACCGTCCCCAATCAGCCGAGGGTGCTATTGAGGCTGATGAGTCAGTCGATTCTGTCGCCGCCAGGGCTGCAACGGCCGCGCCTGTTACCGAGAAAACTAAGGCGGCAGGGCTGGCGGATGTAGACTCTGTGCATGGCGGGCATTCTGAGGAACAGACCCCGTCGCAGTGGCCTGAGTCTGCGCCGCAATACGCGCCAGTACCCACAGCGCGGCCCCATCGTCATCCTGATCCGGCGCGACGCTGGGATCTTCCTGCTCAAACTACTGAGCCGGTAAAAGAGCAGGTTGCAGAATCCTATGCCGAGCGGTATCCAGAGCCGAGTCGCCAGACCCCGCCCCGCCCCCAGGCTGATGCGCTCAGTCGGCTGGCTGTACACGATACGCCGCCCCGCCCGTTGACGCGCCAGGCGTTGCGCGCGACGCCGCAAACCATTCAGGCGCGCGGGCCTGCGCCAACCTTTGGCGGTGCCAGTGGCTGGCGGCGGCACAAGGATGAACTGCAGGTGCTGTTCGAGCAGCATGAAGAACGCAATCAGCAGCTTAAACCCATGCAGCTCGGCTGGCAGCCCTCGGAAACCTTCTTTGCGCTGCTGCCAAGGCACAATATTACTGTTGAGTACGCCGAGGGTCTGCTGGATGAGTTTGTGCTCTACTGGCTCGACAAGGACCGCAAGGAAACCAACTGGGATCAAAAATTTCTCGCCTGGGTGAAACGGGAATGGGTACGCAAGCAAACCCGTGATGGCCGGGATTCCGGCGCCGACAAAGAGCGACAGACAGGTTTTAAAAATGAAAACACCCGCCGAGATACTCGGGAAAAACGCAAACAGGTTACCGCAGCAATCATGGACATCCGCGACACCGACTGGTAA
- the nfsA gene encoding oxygen-insensitive NADPH nitroreductase has product MNQVIELLKSHRSIRKFTAEPIDQSTVDELVRAGQAAATSSFLQACTVIQVQDPAKRERLAACAGNQAYIAAAPTFLVFCADMKRHQLACDMHQAQMQSGFTEQFITATADAALFAQNVAIAAESLGLGIVYIGGLRNEIAEVAELLELPELVYPVFGMCLGFPDQSPETKPRLPLSVVLKQDRYDDSQDTAVIARYDEEVREYYRTRTGAAKVMSWSEQISGMLIKEARPHMLAFLQRCGFLKK; this is encoded by the coding sequence ATGAATCAGGTTATCGAATTACTTAAATCCCACCGTTCCATCCGCAAATTTACCGCCGAGCCGATCGACCAGAGCACCGTCGACGAACTGGTACGCGCCGGTCAGGCCGCCGCGACGTCCAGCTTCCTGCAAGCCTGCACCGTGATTCAGGTACAGGACCCCGCCAAGCGTGAGCGCCTCGCGGCCTGCGCCGGTAACCAGGCCTATATTGCCGCAGCGCCGACCTTTCTGGTGTTCTGCGCCGATATGAAGCGCCACCAGCTGGCCTGCGACATGCACCAGGCCCAGATGCAGTCCGGCTTCACCGAGCAGTTCATCACCGCCACCGCCGACGCCGCCCTGTTTGCACAGAACGTGGCCATCGCCGCCGAGTCACTGGGGCTGGGCATTGTCTATATAGGGGGTCTGCGCAATGAAATCGCCGAAGTCGCAGAATTGCTGGAACTGCCGGAGCTGGTCTATCCGGTGTTTGGCATGTGCCTGGGTTTCCCCGACCAGAGTCCGGAAACCAAGCCACGGCTGCCGCTGTCAGTGGTACTGAAGCAGGATCGCTATGACGACAGCCAGGATACTGCGGTGATCGCCCGGTATGATGAGGAAGTGCGCGAGTACTACCGCACCCGCACCGGGGCTGCCAAGGTGATGAGCTGGAGCGAACAGATTTCCGGCATGCTGATCAAGGAAGCGCGCCCGCACATGCTGGCATTTCTGCAGCGCTGCGGCTTCCTGAAGAAGTAG
- a CDS encoding alpha-ketoglutarate-dependent dioxygenase AlkB family protein, with the protein MHEEENTQIIQAPGADLVVVRGFVDTQQSKQLIRCLSLEIDWRQDRIRLFGREHAIPRLQQFQGEPGLHYRYSGLLLEARPWHPLIEQLRRRITAVEPAPFNCALLNLYRDGEDSMGWHSDDEPELGLDPVIASLSLGQPRRFVLRHRTDRQQPKIELLLDDGSLLLMRGSTQHHWQHALPRTRRHCTPRLNLTFRCIID; encoded by the coding sequence ATGCACGAGGAGGAAAACACGCAAATAATTCAGGCCCCTGGTGCCGACCTGGTGGTAGTGCGCGGCTTTGTCGATACGCAGCAGAGCAAGCAGCTGATCAGGTGCCTGAGCCTGGAAATCGACTGGCGCCAGGACCGCATCCGGCTGTTCGGCCGTGAACATGCCATTCCGCGCCTGCAGCAGTTTCAGGGTGAACCGGGGCTGCACTACCGCTATTCCGGCCTGTTGCTGGAAGCGAGGCCCTGGCACCCGCTGATCGAACAGTTGCGCCGGCGCATCACGGCGGTGGAGCCCGCCCCCTTCAACTGCGCTCTGCTCAACCTCTATCGCGACGGCGAAGACAGCATGGGCTGGCACAGCGATGATGAGCCGGAACTCGGCCTTGATCCGGTCATAGCGTCTTTGAGCCTGGGCCAGCCGCGGCGCTTTGTTCTGCGCCATCGCACAGACCGGCAGCAGCCCAAGATCGAGCTGCTGCTGGATGATGGTTCTCTGCTGCTGATGCGCGGCAGCACCCAGCATCACTGGCAACACGCCCTGCCACGCACCCGCAGGCACTGCACGCCCCGCCTCAACCTGACATTTCGCTGCATTATCGATTGA
- a CDS encoding CBS domain-containing protein produces the protein MLRSVKASDYMARDLVTFTPDTDLFQAIHQLLARKISGAPVVNDEGALVGVLSEVDCLRAILTLTYHEEEFGGKVSQYMSQDICTIEYDADIIKVAETFIKNGMRRLPVVQRGKLIGQISRCDVLRAVEVFALDG, from the coding sequence ATGCTCAGATCCGTCAAGGCATCGGACTACATGGCTCGGGACCTGGTGACCTTTACGCCGGACACCGATCTGTTTCAGGCCATACATCAACTGTTAGCGCGCAAGATCAGCGGTGCTCCTGTGGTGAACGATGAGGGTGCGCTGGTGGGGGTGCTGTCGGAGGTCGACTGCCTGAGGGCTATCCTGACCCTGACCTATCACGAGGAGGAGTTTGGCGGTAAGGTCTCGCAGTACATGTCGCAGGATATCTGTACCATCGAGTACGATGCCGATATCATCAAGGTCGCCGAGACCTTTATCAAAAATGGCATGCGCCGTCTGCCGGTGGTTCAGCGCGGCAAGCTGATCGGACAGATCAGCCGGTGCGATGTATTGCGCGCCGTGGAAGTCTTTGCCCTGGATGGCTGA
- a CDS encoding YqcC family protein — MTRQQQLNLLLRQLEQELQTLQLWQQSAPSSEALNSIEPFCVDSLAFSEWLQWVMIPRFDAMIQQQHALPSNSDIAAMAEEALSGINADTAVLLDLIRQIDSTLRIVH, encoded by the coding sequence GTGACACGCCAGCAGCAACTGAACCTGCTGCTGCGCCAGCTCGAACAGGAGCTGCAGACACTGCAGCTCTGGCAGCAAAGCGCTCCCAGCAGCGAAGCACTGAACAGCATAGAGCCGTTCTGCGTCGACAGTCTGGCCTTCAGCGAATGGCTGCAGTGGGTCATGATTCCACGCTTCGATGCGATGATTCAGCAGCAGCACGCCCTGCCCAGCAACAGTGACATCGCCGCCATGGCCGAAGAAGCCCTCAGCGGCATCAATGCCGATACCGCAGTGCTGCTCGACCTGATCCGTCAGATCGACAGCACCCTGCGCATAGTGCACTAG
- a CDS encoding monovalent cation:proton antiporter family protein, whose translation MEQGFFHQFLTIIAAAVVVISLFRRIGLPPILAYLCVGSLLGPYALGLVSNDNSIALLSELGVVFLLFMLGLEFSLPRMIAMRRTVFGLGSIQVLATSALIMGLAMLAGLPFAASLVVAGALALSSTAIVTRELIRRSEINAPHGRLSVAILIFQDLAAVFFLILVPTLASDHASINLHSLIPTLLQGGAILVALLLFGRTLLPRLLNEVARSRSDELFVLTTLVAALTAAWLTHAAGLSMALGGFLAGMMLGESRYRHQLEADIRPFRDVLLGLFFVSVGMQLNLAALVHNGHWVLLLTLGLMLLKASLIALAAWLLQRDMSNALRAGICLAQGGEFGFALLTLASSHQLISSELNAQVVAIIILSMLCTPLLIRFSATLSRRIHRPAKDATVPARNAPLPEDLEELSDHVILCGYGRVGQVITRFLQPLQIPYITIDSDPVRVQEAAAAGERIYYGDARRTDLLKTLGSSRARLLILTFPSDSDALIALHGLKHHFPDLPVLVRTQDDSRLQELQDAGATEVIPEALEGSLMLVSHVLTLLDIPRDAIESRINRVREERYRLLHGYYHGGQSRKLDHRGAQAEVLHPVVLSPGCHGAGHSLRELHIKAEVESIRRGDELLSAVDIDTQLQDNDIVILRGSVSAVEQAEATLLAG comes from the coding sequence ATGGAACAGGGATTTTTCCATCAGTTTCTGACCATCATTGCCGCCGCCGTGGTGGTCATCAGCCTGTTTCGCCGCATCGGCCTGCCCCCCATACTGGCGTACCTCTGCGTCGGCAGCCTATTGGGTCCCTACGCACTGGGGCTGGTCAGCAACGACAACAGCATTGCCCTGCTCAGCGAGCTGGGCGTCGTCTTTCTGCTGTTCATGCTGGGACTGGAGTTTTCCCTGCCCCGCATGATTGCCATGCGCCGCACGGTATTTGGCCTGGGCTCCATCCAGGTACTGGCCACCAGTGCGCTGATCATGGGGCTGGCCATGCTCGCCGGCCTGCCCTTCGCCGCCAGCCTGGTTGTCGCCGGCGCCCTGGCGCTGTCATCCACGGCTATCGTCACCCGCGAACTGATCCGACGCAGCGAAATCAATGCGCCCCACGGCCGATTATCCGTGGCCATACTCATCTTCCAGGACCTGGCGGCGGTCTTTTTCCTTATTCTGGTGCCGACACTGGCCAGCGATCATGCCTCTATCAACCTGCACAGCCTGATACCCACGCTGCTGCAGGGAGGCGCAATTCTCGTCGCCCTGCTCCTGTTTGGCCGCACCCTGCTGCCGCGCCTGCTCAACGAGGTTGCCAGGTCCCGCTCGGACGAGCTCTTTGTGCTGACCACCCTGGTAGCAGCCCTCACCGCCGCCTGGCTCACCCATGCCGCCGGCCTGTCGATGGCGCTCGGCGGCTTCCTCGCCGGCATGATGCTGGGCGAAAGCCGCTACCGTCATCAGCTTGAAGCCGATATACGCCCGTTCCGCGATGTGCTGCTCGGACTCTTCTTTGTCTCGGTGGGCATGCAGCTGAACCTGGCCGCACTGGTGCACAACGGACACTGGGTACTGTTGCTGACGCTGGGCCTTATGCTGCTCAAGGCCAGCCTGATTGCGCTGGCGGCCTGGCTGTTGCAGCGGGACATGAGCAATGCGCTGCGCGCCGGCATCTGCCTGGCCCAGGGGGGAGAATTCGGCTTCGCCCTGCTCACCCTGGCCTCAAGCCACCAGCTGATCAGCAGCGAACTGAACGCCCAGGTGGTCGCCATTATTATTCTCAGCATGCTGTGCACACCCCTGCTGATTCGCTTTAGCGCCACCCTGAGTCGACGTATCCACAGGCCCGCCAAGGACGCCACAGTGCCGGCCCGCAACGCACCGCTGCCGGAAGACCTGGAAGAGCTGTCCGACCACGTTATCCTTTGCGGCTATGGCCGCGTCGGCCAGGTCATCACTCGCTTCCTGCAACCGCTGCAGATCCCCTACATCACCATCGACAGCGACCCGGTGCGTGTGCAGGAGGCCGCGGCGGCGGGCGAGCGCATCTATTATGGTGACGCCAGGCGCACGGACCTGCTGAAGACCCTGGGCTCAAGCCGGGCCCGGCTGCTGATCCTCACCTTCCCCAGCGACAGCGATGCCCTGATCGCCCTGCATGGCCTCAAGCACCACTTCCCCGACCTGCCGGTGCTGGTGCGCACCCAGGATGACAGTCGCCTGCAGGAGCTGCAGGATGCCGGTGCCACCGAGGTCATTCCCGAAGCCCTGGAGGGCAGCCTGATGCTGGTCTCCCACGTACTGACGCTGCTGGACATTCCCCGCGACGCCATAGAGTCACGCATTAACCGTGTGCGCGAGGAACGCTACCGCCTGCTGCATGGCTACTACCATGGCGGCCAGTCCCGCAAGCTTGATCACCGTGGCGCCCAGGCCGAAGTGCTGCACCCGGTGGTACTGTCGCCCGGTTGCCACGGCGCCGGCCACAGCCTGCGTGAACTGCACATCAAGGCCGAGGTGGAATCCATACGCCGGGGCGATGAGCTACTCAGCGCCGTCGATATAGATACACAACTGCAGGACAACGACATCGTAATTCTGCGCGGCAGCGTCAGTGCGGTGGAGCAAGCCGAAGCGACCCTGCTCGCGGGCTGA
- a CDS encoding amidohydrolase, translating into MALLPPCPDTALMRELSETRRGFHRIPELSWTEYLTTARLCTELEALGFAVAWGQALYGTQQPPNPPDVETDRIAYARAEQVLGVGNRYLPSMQGNRTGLVATLEGSLAATEPGPVFGFRFDIDALPVTESQDAEHQPAAEGFASEHAGIMHACGHDGHLTIGLGLARRLAASRARWAGKVHFFFQPAEEVAGGGLLFAGLPQMAEVERFLTLHLGIVDRYRIIFDATWIAARIYDVVFHGRASHAGNAPQDGRNALLAACQAVQGLYALPRHSAGMSRVNVGRFVSDNAHNVIADEVRFRYEVRGADNEICDFMAAAAEQVLEGAARMNGVTWERQVFAEFSSYPNSRALAEEVAVTALEIGLPEALLQDSFLVSASEDAGFLIQKVREQGGEATHLILGSPVGGGHHCGTFDFDEQMLGWGVLLFERLVLNSTQT; encoded by the coding sequence ATGGCACTACTACCCCCCTGCCCGGATACCGCGCTGATGCGGGAGCTGAGCGAAACGCGGCGCGGTTTTCACCGTATTCCCGAGCTGTCCTGGACCGAATACCTGACCACGGCACGGCTCTGTACCGAGCTCGAAGCCCTGGGCTTTGCCGTGGCATGGGGACAGGCGCTTTACGGCACGCAACAGCCCCCCAATCCGCCGGATGTGGAAACGGATCGTATCGCCTATGCACGAGCCGAACAGGTACTCGGCGTCGGCAACCGCTATCTGCCGTCGATGCAGGGCAATCGCACCGGGCTGGTTGCGACGCTTGAAGGCTCCTTGGCGGCAACGGAACCAGGGCCTGTGTTCGGCTTTCGCTTTGATATCGATGCGCTGCCGGTCACGGAAAGCCAGGACGCCGAGCATCAGCCTGCGGCCGAGGGCTTTGCCTCGGAACATGCCGGCATTATGCATGCGTGCGGGCATGACGGCCATCTGACCATCGGTCTTGGGCTGGCGCGTCGGCTGGCGGCGAGCCGCGCGCGCTGGGCCGGCAAGGTGCATTTCTTTTTCCAGCCGGCCGAGGAGGTGGCCGGCGGTGGTCTGCTGTTCGCCGGGCTGCCACAGATGGCCGAGGTGGAACGTTTCCTGACGCTGCACCTGGGGATTGTCGATCGCTACCGCATCATTTTCGATGCCACCTGGATTGCGGCGCGTATCTACGATGTCGTATTCCACGGCCGCGCCAGTCATGCCGGTAATGCGCCCCAGGATGGCCGCAATGCGCTGCTGGCGGCGTGCCAGGCGGTGCAGGGCCTCTATGCACTGCCGCGTCACAGCGCCGGCATGTCGCGGGTCAATGTCGGGCGCTTTGTTTCCGACAATGCCCACAATGTGATCGCCGACGAGGTGCGTTTTCGTTACGAGGTGCGAGGCGCCGATAATGAAATCTGCGACTTTATGGCCGCGGCGGCCGAGCAGGTGCTTGAGGGCGCGGCCCGCATGAACGGCGTGACCTGGGAGCGCCAGGTGTTTGCTGAATTCTCCAGCTACCCCAACAGCCGGGCGCTGGCTGAAGAGGTCGCGGTGACGGCGCTGGAAATAGGTTTGCCCGAGGCGCTGCTGCAGGACAGTTTTCTGGTTTCGGCCAGTGAGGATGCGGGATTTCTGATCCAGAAGGTACGCGAGCAGGGCGGCGAGGCGACCCATCTGATCCTGGGTTCGCCGGTCGGTGGCGGTCACCACTGCGGCACCTTTGATTTTGACGAACAGATGCTGGGCTGGGGCGTGCTGCTGTTTGAGCGCCTGGTACTGAATAGCACCCAGACATGA
- a CDS encoding flavodoxin domain-containing protein encodes MANIKILVGSTFGATQEIAEDCAAQLQALGHVARVLRQAQFDDVVAEDTEVLLVCSATIGQGEVPENLLPLYLELRDRFPLLPKVGFAVLARGDSSYDDFAEGGRQVADLLRELQLRELVSPLFLDACETMDPEAEVDAWIQGLAAKI; translated from the coding sequence ATGGCGAATATCAAAATTCTGGTGGGATCAACTTTCGGGGCGACCCAGGAAATAGCCGAGGATTGCGCGGCGCAACTTCAGGCGCTGGGTCATGTTGCCAGGGTGTTGCGTCAGGCGCAGTTTGACGATGTGGTGGCTGAGGACACAGAGGTGTTGCTGGTGTGTTCGGCTACCATTGGCCAGGGTGAAGTGCCGGAAAATCTGCTGCCGCTGTACCTGGAACTGCGTGATCGTTTTCCGCTGCTGCCCAAGGTGGGTTTTGCCGTGCTTGCCCGGGGTGACAGTTCCTACGATGATTTCGCCGAGGGCGGTCGCCAGGTGGCTGACCTGCTGCGCGAGCTGCAGCTGCGCGAACTGGTGTCGCCGCTGTTTCTGGATGCCTGCGAAACCATGGATCCGGAAGCCGAGGTGGATGCCTGGATTCAGGGGTTGGCTGCGAAAATCTGA
- a CDS encoding DUF3549 family protein — protein sequence MDPIQSLLDLIHQTGARCRLFDMGRRVSKVSAEVFGRVEQGQIAYPQPYLHHAWVGLLMWHPKEPQRNAVWFLKLPLDEQGFLIQAVRDDLLQRLLQNISGLLDGGPDALKDNPFSFKPDAEKMAIFHAHAKVVLGLPASQHYEYAQHYFAGQLGFDQWPNLGLQGIADIVVRLEQGNNEALLIGALAQLPDAPLQALCCALEHVEPSHRLMQALQPRLDQCLKQHGGDQGMLAALVRALSNSTSDTFRQAWLSRILASERALETEVLVAIATRCCESLKDPALLQAFLERLAAGDTGQNGFSRVMADLMFMPALRRPIMQAFRNPERSETLSAAIGAMFGSNFSSH from the coding sequence GTGGACCCTATTCAATCGTTACTGGACCTGATTCACCAGACCGGTGCGCGCTGCCGCCTGTTTGACATGGGCCGACGGGTCAGCAAGGTATCTGCCGAGGTCTTTGGCCGTGTTGAACAGGGGCAGATCGCCTACCCCCAGCCCTATCTGCACCACGCCTGGGTCGGTCTGCTGATGTGGCATCCCAAAGAACCCCAGCGCAATGCCGTCTGGTTTCTCAAGCTGCCGCTGGATGAGCAGGGCTTCCTGATTCAGGCCGTGCGGGACGATCTGCTGCAACGCCTGTTGCAGAACATCAGCGGCCTGCTCGATGGTGGCCCAGACGCACTCAAGGATAATCCCTTTTCGTTCAAGCCCGACGCCGAAAAAATGGCCATCTTTCATGCCCATGCCAAGGTCGTACTGGGGCTGCCCGCGTCCCAGCACTACGAATATGCGCAACATTATTTTGCCGGCCAGCTCGGATTTGATCAGTGGCCCAATCTGGGCCTGCAGGGCATCGCCGACATAGTGGTACGCCTTGAACAGGGCAATAACGAGGCCCTGCTGATCGGCGCCCTGGCGCAGCTGCCCGACGCTCCTCTGCAGGCACTGTGCTGTGCACTGGAACATGTTGAGCCGAGCCACCGCCTGATGCAGGCGCTGCAGCCTCGCCTTGATCAGTGCCTGAAACAGCACGGGGGTGATCAGGGAATGCTGGCAGCGCTGGTACGGGCGCTATCCAACAGCACCAGCGACACCTTCAGGCAGGCCTGGCTGAGCCGGATACTGGCCAGTGAGCGTGCACTGGAAACGGAAGTACTGGTGGCGATTGCAACCCGCTGCTGCGAGAGCCTCAAGGATCCTGCGCTGCTGCAGGCATTTCTGGAACGCCTGGCGGCGGGAGATACGGGTCAGAACGGATTTTCGCGCGTTATGGCCGACCTGATGTTCATGCCGGCACTGCGCCGGCCCATCATGCAGGCGTTTCGCAATCCCGAGCGCAGCGAAACCCTGTCGGCGGCGATCGGCGCCATGTTTGGCAGCAATTTTTCCAGCCACTAG